In Sulfurihydrogenibium subterraneum DSM 15120, one DNA window encodes the following:
- the rplC gene encoding 50S ribosomal protein L3, whose protein sequence is MPKGIIGKKIGMTRVFVNGKAIPVTVVQAGPCYVTYIRSKDKDGYESVALAFGERKEKNTPKSLLAIFNKANIKPKKIIKEFPLKEGETLELGQEIRVEQVFEKGDLVDVTGKSKGRGFTSVMKRWDFAGFPRSHGHRYHRAVGSIGCRTEPGRVWKTKRMAGHYGNETITVLGLEVVDIIPEKNVILLKGSIPGSPNSTVFLKSSVIADRRKGKLKLAKSKAAYAQT, encoded by the coding sequence ATGCCTAAAGGCATAATTGGTAAAAAAATAGGTATGACAAGAGTTTTTGTTAATGGAAAGGCTATTCCCGTAACTGTTGTTCAAGCAGGACCATGCTATGTTACATACATAAGGTCTAAAGATAAAGATGGATACGAATCAGTGGCCCTTGCCTTTGGAGAAAGAAAAGAAAAGAATACTCCAAAGTCTCTACTTGCTATATTTAATAAGGCTAATATCAAACCTAAAAAAATAATCAAAGAGTTTCCTCTAAAAGAGGGAGAAACATTAGAGTTAGGACAAGAAATAAGAGTAGAACAAGTTTTTGAAAAAGGAGATTTAGTAGACGTAACAGGAAAGTCAAAAGGTAGAGGATTTACATCTGTAATGAAAAGATGGGACTTTGCAGGATTTCCAAGGTCTCACGGTCATAGATACCACAGGGCAGTTGGTTCTATAGGTTGTAGAACAGAGCCAGGTAGAGTTTGGAAGACAAAAAGAATGGCAGGACATTATGGTAATGAAACTATAACTGTTCTTGGATTAGAGGTTGTTGATATTATCCCTGAGAAAAACGTTATCCTTTTAAAAGGGTCAATACCTGGATCACCAAATTCAACGGTTTTCTTAAAAAGTAGTGTAATTGCAGATAGAAGAAAAGGAAAATTAAAATTAGCAAAATCAAAAGCAGCTTATGCACAAACATAA
- the rplD gene encoding 50S ribosomal protein L4 produces the protein MEFNVVNNKNETVGKVNLKEEIFQTEVNQGTVWEVIKWHLAAKRAGTAKAKTRAEVAGSNRKIYPQKGTGRARHGDIKANIFVGGGVAHGPHPRDYYYSLPKKVRKKVLKGVLTYKLNNNELIVVDDFNFDQPKTKNAVEVLKNFGLENSKVLLVLPEKLENVIKSFRNIPKVKILVSEGLNSYDLLNNEKVIMFKSALEKIQERLAQ, from the coding sequence ATGGAATTCAACGTAGTTAACAATAAAAATGAAACAGTTGGAAAAGTAAATTTAAAAGAAGAAATTTTCCAAACTGAAGTAAATCAAGGAACAGTTTGGGAAGTTATAAAATGGCACTTAGCAGCAAAAAGAGCAGGAACTGCAAAAGCGAAAACAAGGGCAGAAGTAGCTGGTTCAAATAGAAAAATATACCCTCAAAAAGGAACAGGTAGAGCAAGACACGGGGACATAAAAGCCAATATCTTTGTAGGTGGTGGTGTTGCACATGGTCCCCATCCAAGAGATTATTACTATTCTCTTCCTAAGAAGGTTAGAAAGAAAGTTTTAAAAGGAGTTTTAACTTACAAATTAAATAACAACGAACTTATTGTGGTTGATGATTTTAATTTTGACCAACCTAAAACAAAAAATGCCGTTGAAGTCTTGAAGAATTTTGGTTTAGAAAATTCTAAAGTTTTATTGGTTTTACCTGAAAAATTAGAAAACGTTATAAAATCATTTAGAAATATACCTAAAGTAAAAATCTTAGTCTCTGAAGGGTTGAACTCTTACGATTTATTAAACAATGAAAAAGTTATTATGTTTAAATCAGCTTTAGAAAAGATTCAAGAGAGGTTAGCGCAATGA
- the rplW gene encoding 50S ribosomal protein L23, with protein sequence MRTVYDIIIRPVLTEKAVKDNEKNNTLTFEVAMDANKIEIRKAVEEIFGVKVEEVRTLIVKPKPKRFGFRSSGFKKAWKKAIVRVKSEKPINIAELV encoded by the coding sequence ATGAGAACTGTATACGATATTATAATAAGACCTGTCTTAACAGAAAAAGCAGTTAAAGATAACGAAAAAAACAACACTTTAACTTTTGAAGTTGCCATGGATGCCAATAAAATAGAGATAAGAAAGGCAGTGGAAGAAATATTTGGTGTAAAGGTTGAAGAGGTTAGAACTTTAATAGTTAAGCCTAAGCCAAAAAGATTTGGATTTAGATCTTCTGGTTTTAAGAAGGCTTGGAAAAAAGCAATAGTAAGAGTTAAATCAGAAAAACCTATAAATATAGCTGAATTAGTTTGA
- the rplB gene encoding 50S ribosomal protein L2, with protein MGVRKLKPVTNGTRHAVLYDFAEITKSEPEKSLVEPLKKHAGRNNQGRITVRHRGGGHKRLYRIIDFKRDKWGVPAKVAAIEYDPNRSARIALLHYFDGEKRYIIWPEGLKVGDIVKSGPDAEIKVGNALPLENIPVGTLVHNIELTPGKGGQLVRSAGMSAQILGREGDYIQVRLPSGEIRLIYKKCMATIGAVGLAEHELIELGKAGRSRWLGIRPTVRGTAMNPVDHPHGGGEGKTFGKHPVSPWGLPTKGYKTRRGSKYSDKFIIKRRGK; from the coding sequence ATGGGTGTTAGAAAATTAAAACCGGTGACAAACGGTACAAGACACGCGGTACTATACGACTTTGCAGAAATAACAAAATCAGAACCAGAAAAATCTTTAGTTGAACCTCTAAAAAAACATGCCGGAAGAAACAACCAAGGTAGAATAACCGTAAGGCACAGAGGTGGTGGACACAAAAGACTTTACAGGATAATCGATTTTAAAAGAGATAAATGGGGAGTACCTGCGAAGGTTGCTGCTATAGAGTATGATCCTAACAGAAGTGCTAGGATTGCTTTACTTCATTATTTTGATGGAGAAAAAAGATACATTATTTGGCCAGAAGGACTTAAAGTTGGTGATATAGTCAAGTCTGGTCCAGATGCAGAAATTAAAGTTGGGAATGCCCTCCCACTTGAGAATATCCCTGTTGGTACTTTAGTTCATAATATAGAATTAACACCAGGAAAAGGTGGACAGCTTGTTAGGTCTGCAGGTATGTCTGCTCAAATATTAGGTAGAGAGGGAGATTACATTCAAGTAAGACTACCTTCAGGGGAAATTAGGTTAATATACAAAAAGTGTATGGCGACAATTGGAGCAGTTGGATTGGCAGAACATGAGCTTATTGAACTTGGTAAAGCTGGAAGATCAAGATGGCTTGGAATCAGACCTACTGTTAGAGGTACTGCAATGAACCCTGTAGATCACCCTCACGGTGGTGGTGAAGGTAAAACTTTTGGTAAACATCCTGTTTCGCCTTGGGGCTTACCAACAAAAGGATATAAAACAAGAAGAGGTTCCAAGTACTCTGATAAATTCATAATCAAACGTAGAGGTAAATAA
- the rpsS gene encoding 30S ribosomal protein S19 → MGYKGKWNERNKNPYVNEKILKKIRQMNETGERKIIKVWDRACTITQEMVGHTIAVYNGQKFIPVYIQPEMVGHKLGEFSLTRTFRGHPDKSAKAVKKK, encoded by the coding sequence ATGGGATACAAAGGTAAGTGGAACGAAAGAAATAAAAATCCATATGTAAATGAAAAAATACTTAAAAAGATCAGACAAATGAATGAAACTGGTGAGAGAAAAATAATCAAAGTCTGGGACAGAGCTTGCACAATTACCCAAGAGATGGTAGGACATACAATTGCTGTTTACAATGGTCAAAAGTTTATCCCTGTCTACATCCAACCTGAAATGGTGGGACATAAGCTTGGAGAGTTTTCTCTTACAAGAACTTTTAGAGGACATCCAGACAAGTCAGCAAAAGCTGTTAAGAAAAAGTAA